TATCAGGACAACCAATTATGATTCAATTTCATTGCTCTAGTTGTGGATTTACCCAAGGGGTTCAGTCGAGGCATGCAGGCAAGTCAGTGCCGTGTCCTAAATGTAAGGCGCCTGTCGTCGTTGGTCAGAAAGGACAACCAGACCATAAATCTTCAACCTTGGCACTAAAGGAAAAACGAGGTGTAGCCTTATTTGACTGCCCGACGTGTGGTTTGAAAAAAAAGGCTGTCTCGAAGTTTTTAGATAAAACTGTTAAGTGCCCTCGTTGCAAAACTTCGGTGTTAATAGCCTGGAAAATGATCGATGTCGCAGAGTTAAAAGCGACTGTTGTTGATAACAAAATACCGCCAAAAAGAAGAGTTTTACCCTCGTTTAATGGAGTTCTTTTTTTGAAAAAAAGGATGCTGGCCTTAACCTCTGCATCATGTCTTATTCTTGTCGTAATTGTAGGCGGGTATCTTTTAATCAGTGGGAAAAATTCAACGCCATTTGCAACTAATATCAACACTATTTCTTCGAGTAAAATTCCCGCCGATTCAATCTCACGTGCAGATACCTCAGACCTAAAGCGAATCTCTTCAGTTGAAAATATCTTGCAGACGACAAAATCATTTCGCGGGCGAGATTTAAGTAACTATAATTTTTCTAGATTGGATTTACGAGGAGTCGATTTTCAGGATGCCAACCTAAGGGGGGCCATTTTTAATACCTCTGATTTACGAAAAGCCGATCTGCGTGGAGCAGATTTGACAGGTGCTGTCCTTTCACTTTCTGATCTTCGTGATGCAAATCTATACGATGCTGTTTTCGTTAAGGCTGATTTAAGTAAGTCGAATCTGCGAAAGGTTAATGCAAAGCAGGCTGATTTTTCCAATGCAAATTTGAGCCAGACAGATTTTACCGATGCTAATCTTTTGGAGGCATCGTTTTTAGCGGCAATACTTTTTGAGGCCGATTTGACGAGTGCCAACTGCCTTAAAGCCCAATTTGCTAACGCTGATTTGAGCAGAACTCATTTGCATAAGGCCAATCTTATTGGCGCTGATTTTACCAACACTGACTTGTCAACTGTGGATCTGAGTGGTGCCGACCTGTCAGAGGCGATTCTAAGAAAAACGGATCTGTCTCGCATAAATTTAAGCGCGGTTTCATTATCTAAAGCAAATCTAAGCATGGCTAGTTTGTATAAAACGGATTTATCTCATGCTGATTTAACCATGGCCGATCTCAGTTTTGCCGATCTAAGCAAAGCCATACTCGTTGAAGCTGATTTAAGTCGTGCAATTCTAAAAAAAGCCAATTTGCATCAAGCAGATCTTACGGATGCCACAGTTAAGTACACCGATCTGTCGGAAGCAAATATGACAGAAGTAACAATGAAAAATGTGGATTTGTCAGGATCGAATCTGGCCGGTGTCAACCTTACTGGTGCCACATTGTCTGGGGCCAAAATGAATAATGTCGTTTTAAGTGAAGCAAATTTGACCGGGGCTGACCTGCAGAACGCTCTAATTACTGATAAATCAATTTTGCTTAAGGCAAACTTCACCAATGCCAACCTGAATAAAGTGAATTTGAGTAACGCTGTTTTGACTAAAGCCAATTTTACCAATGCTAATCTTCGAGAAGCTATTCTGGTGAAAGCGGATCTCACCTATGCCTATATGAATGAAGCCAATATGACTAAGGCTGATCTAACCCATGCTGATTTGACCAATGCTGATTTGAAATGGGCCAACTTAACTGGTGTCAATCTAACGACCTCCCTGAACCTGAAAGTTGAAAACTTTAAAAATGCATTTTTAAACGAGGCGAAGTTGACACGGTTCGATCTGCGCAACGCTGATTTAAGTAATGCCAATTTATCCTATGCTGATTTAAGCAATGCCGATTTGACTAATGCTGATATGACAGGGGCACGACTTGATAACGCTAATTTGAGAGATGCCGATCTGCGCTGGGCACGTTTAACTGACGCCGATCTTACCTCGGCTGATTTGACCTCAGCAAATTTAAATGATGCTGATGTCAATAGGGCGAATTTTGATCTGGCGGTATTAGCAAAGATTAAATTTGATAATGTGAAAAACAGCGGAAAAACGCGAAATATCGAGAGTGCCAAGGGACTTGACAGCAAAATAGCCGCAGTGATTACGGAGCGGCAAAAAAAACTTGCTGAAAATTTATCAGATACAGCAAAACGATCTACAGAAGTCGATCAACGTGAGGTAAAGATCTGGGATCTTATGGTGGAAAAGCATGGTCGGGTTCTTATGAAATTTAAAAATGATACTGAACTTATAAATTATTACGAGGGCTTGAGTGATATTGAGGCCAACCTGCTCAAGCACAGGATGTTTTCTGAGGGTGATTCTGGTGTCCTTGGCCAGGCTGGGGCTTTTCTAGGCGTGTTATTTAATATAAACTTTATGCCTGGTAATGTGGAAATTCCAGTGGAAGTTCGCTGGATTTCACCCGACAACTCAATCTATGCACAAAAAACCAAGGTCAAGTATATGCAGCATGTGGTGACATCCTATGAGTTGCCCCAGGAAAGTTCTAAAATTTTCGGGATATGGAATGTTGAATTTTATTATGACGAGAACAGAATCGGCACCCAGAAAATTGAGGTTTTAAATGAGCAGGAATATCAGGCTCGAAATAGCAGTAAACTGCCTCAGGGATAACTATCTTTCAGTCCGTCAAAGAGGCATATCAAAAATATTTTCACTGGTTAATTATTTGTCTTGCTTTCTTTTATTCCTGTACATATAAGATTGTGAAGTAGCAAAAATTGTGGTCCTGACTTTACACCTGGTAACGTGTTGATTTTTAACAAAATCAGGTGTGCAGAGGTGACAGACGTTTAGTAAATTTTAGCATAGGGATAACCAGCCATGGAACAGTTACTTGGAAGCAGTGAAATTGATGAACCTCCATCTATACAATCTGAACTATTGATCAGTAACTTGATCTTTAAGGATTCTCTCCCTGCAGTATCTCCTACCATCATTCCATTTCCTCTTCATCGAAGACCTGTTGTTAGAAAGAACCAGATTTCCCGGAAATTTCGTAATAAATTCTACCCAACTATTAGCTCCAAAGAGTGGAACAGTTGGACATGGCAGGTTGCCAATCGTATTCGCACGGCTGATCGGCTAAAAACTATGCTTTCCCTGAGCGCTGAGGAAGAGTTGGCAATTTCCGGTGGTGAGATAAAATTACCTTTTTCCGTGACACCATACTACATGAGCCTGATTCCGGCCGATGATCTGACACACCCGATTCGGCGCGCCGTTATTCCCACAGTTAATGAGATGCAAAAAGGACCCGGAGAAGCTGACGACCCTCTGGGAGAAGATAACCAGAGTCCTGTTCACGGCTTGGTTCATCGTTATCCTGATAGAGTGCTGCTCCTTGTGCATGATTTCTGTTCTACTTATTGTCGGTATTGCACGCGATCGAGAATGGTGGGTCATGGTTCAATTAATGCCAGTCAAAAACGTCTGGAGCAAGCCATCCAATATATAGCTGCGCATCCTGAGGTGAGAGATGTACTGCTTTCAGGAGGAGACCCTCTGCTGTTAAATGATGATAAGCTTGAATGGCTTCTGGCACGATTGCGACTGATACCTCATCTTGAGGTTATTCGCATCGGCACCAAAATTCCGGCTGTACTCCCCCAGCGCATCACTCCTAAGCTGGTGCGGATGCTTAAACGCTATAACCCTTTATGGATGAGCCTGCACTTTATGCATCCAGATGAATGTACCCCGGAAACGCTCCATGCCTGTAGTATGCTTGCCGATGCCGGTATCCCGCTCGGATCTCAGACTGTTCTGCTGAAAGGTATCAATGATGATGTAGACACCATGAAAAAATTGATGCACGGTCTGATGAAAATGCGGGTACGTCCGTACTATCTGTATCAATGTGATCCTATTACTGGTTCTTCACACTTTCGTACGCCGGTTGCCAAGGGTCTGGAGATTATCAAAGGATTACGTGGGAATACCAGTGGTTATGCAGTGCCTAATTATGTTATTGATGCCCCTGGCGGTGGAGGGAAGATTGCCCTTATGCCAGACTCTGTAATTGGATATGAAGGAGATAACCTTATACTGAAGAACTACGAGCAGCGCTGTTTCAGCTATCCTGACGTCAGCGAATAAGATTGATAAATTTCTCACGAAACAGCTCGTCACTTCTGGCGGGCTGTTTCTGTTTATGGAGTTGTGAATAATGAATATTGGAATTACCTACGATCTGCGGTCTGAATATTTAGCAATGGGATATAGCGAGGATGAGACCGCCGAGTTTGATCGTGACGAGACCATCCAGGCGGTTGACAGCACCTTGACCGAGCTTGGCCATGTAACTGAGCGTATCGGTCACATCAAGCAGCTTGCGAAAGCTTTGGTTGAGGGCAAAACCTGGGATCTGGTTTTTAACATCGCTGAAGGCATGTACGGCATTGGTCGTGAAGCCCAGGTTCCAGCACTCCTGGATGCCTATTGTATACCGTACACCTTTTCTGATCCGTTGGTGATGAGCCTGACCTTGCACAAGGGGATGACCAAGGGGGTTCTGCGTAACGTTGGTGTACCAACTACCGATTTTTTGGTGGCCTCAACTGAAGATGACGCCAAGCAGATTCATTTTGAAGCGCCATATTTTATCAAGCCCGTTGCCGAGGGTACAGGTAAAGGTATTACGCCTTCGTCAATTGTCCGCAATGGGGCTGACCTTGCTGTCGGAGTCAGAAACTTACTCAAACAGTACCATCAACCTGTTTTGATTGAACCGTATCTTTCCGGTAGGGAATTTACAGTGGGGGTTGTTGGTACCGGCCGGAATGCCAGAGTTATTGGCTCAATGGAGGTAATTCTTTTAAGCCACGCTGAACAGGGAGTCTACTCGTACATTAACAAAGAGAACTGTGAAGAGCTTGTTGAATATAGACTGGTCAACGGTGATACGGATACTATTGTGGCCGGGGCGGAAAAAATTGTTCTGGATGCCTGGAAAGCCCTTGGTTGTCGTGATGCAGGCAGGATTGACATTCGGTGTGATGCAAACAGTAAACCTCAATTTATTGAAGTTAATCCTCTGGCCGGTATTCATCCTGAACATTCTGATCTGCCGATCATCTGTACTAAAGTTGGCAAGAGCTACAAGAGCCTTATTGCTGACATCATTGAATCGGCCAGCAAGAGAATTGCTAAGTGAAAATTGCAATAGTTCATAATCAGATACAGAGTAAAGATGCCCCTGATGCCACTGATGTTCTGGTTCAGGCTGACGCCATTGATAAAGCTCTGGTTGCGCTTGGTCACCAAACCCTTACTCTTACTTGCAGTCTGAACCTTGAAACAATTAGCAAACGGCTGTTTGAAGAAAAACCGGATCTTGTTTTTAACCTGGTAGAGGATCTGGAGGGCCATGGACGCCTCATTCATCTTTTTCCTGCACTGCTTGATGCCTTAAGGATTCCTTACACAGGTTCCTCAGCTGAAGCGATTTTTTTAAGTTCACATAAAACCCTTGCCAAGGAAATCATGGTGCAGAATGCCTTGCCAACTCCTATGTGGCTTGGTGTTGATTCACATTTTGCACCGCTAGCTGAATCGTCTAAGCAATTTGTGCCACGGCCTTGGATCATAAAATCTCTCTGGGAACATGCCTCGCTTGGGCTCGATGCCGATTCAGTGCTTGTTGCTGAATCTCGAAATTTCTTGAAATCAGAGATGAATAAACGATCGGCAGCGCTGGGCGGAAGCTGTTTTGCGGAAGAATATATTGATGGGCGAGAGTTTAACCTTTCGTTGTTAAACTTTACGGAGGGGGTACGAGTTCTATCACCGGCTGAGATTGT
The Desulfobulbaceae bacterium genome window above contains:
- a CDS encoding pentapeptide repeat-containing protein: MIQFHCSSCGFTQGVQSRHAGKSVPCPKCKAPVVVGQKGQPDHKSSTLALKEKRGVALFDCPTCGLKKKAVSKFLDKTVKCPRCKTSVLIAWKMIDVAELKATVVDNKIPPKRRVLPSFNGVLFLKKRMLALTSASCLILVVIVGGYLLISGKNSTPFATNINTISSSKIPADSISRADTSDLKRISSVENILQTTKSFRGRDLSNYNFSRLDLRGVDFQDANLRGAIFNTSDLRKADLRGADLTGAVLSLSDLRDANLYDAVFVKADLSKSNLRKVNAKQADFSNANLSQTDFTDANLLEASFLAAILFEADLTSANCLKAQFANADLSRTHLHKANLIGADFTNTDLSTVDLSGADLSEAILRKTDLSRINLSAVSLSKANLSMASLYKTDLSHADLTMADLSFADLSKAILVEADLSRAILKKANLHQADLTDATVKYTDLSEANMTEVTMKNVDLSGSNLAGVNLTGATLSGAKMNNVVLSEANLTGADLQNALITDKSILLKANFTNANLNKVNLSNAVLTKANFTNANLREAILVKADLTYAYMNEANMTKADLTHADLTNADLKWANLTGVNLTTSLNLKVENFKNAFLNEAKLTRFDLRNADLSNANLSYADLSNADLTNADMTGARLDNANLRDADLRWARLTDADLTSADLTSANLNDADVNRANFDLAVLAKIKFDNVKNSGKTRNIESAKGLDSKIAAVITERQKKLAENLSDTAKRSTEVDQREVKIWDLMVEKHGRVLMKFKNDTELINYYEGLSDIEANLLKHRMFSEGDSGVLGQAGAFLGVLFNINFMPGNVEIPVEVRWISPDNSIYAQKTKVKYMQHVVTSYELPQESSKIFGIWNVEFYYDENRIGTQKIEVLNEQEYQARNSSKLPQG
- a CDS encoding D-alanine--D-alanine ligase; the encoded protein is MNIGITYDLRSEYLAMGYSEDETAEFDRDETIQAVDSTLTELGHVTERIGHIKQLAKALVEGKTWDLVFNIAEGMYGIGREAQVPALLDAYCIPYTFSDPLVMSLTLHKGMTKGVLRNVGVPTTDFLVASTEDDAKQIHFEAPYFIKPVAEGTGKGITPSSIVRNGADLAVGVRNLLKQYHQPVLIEPYLSGREFTVGVVGTGRNARVIGSMEVILLSHAEQGVYSYINKENCEELVEYRLVNGDTDTIVAGAEKIVLDAWKALGCRDAGRIDIRCDANSKPQFIEVNPLAGIHPEHSDLPIICTKVGKSYKSLIADIIESASKRIAK
- a CDS encoding KamA family radical SAM protein — its product is MEQLLGSSEIDEPPSIQSELLISNLIFKDSLPAVSPTIIPFPLHRRPVVRKNQISRKFRNKFYPTISSKEWNSWTWQVANRIRTADRLKTMLSLSAEEELAISGGEIKLPFSVTPYYMSLIPADDLTHPIRRAVIPTVNEMQKGPGEADDPLGEDNQSPVHGLVHRYPDRVLLLVHDFCSTYCRYCTRSRMVGHGSINASQKRLEQAIQYIAAHPEVRDVLLSGGDPLLLNDDKLEWLLARLRLIPHLEVIRIGTKIPAVLPQRITPKLVRMLKRYNPLWMSLHFMHPDECTPETLHACSMLADAGIPLGSQTVLLKGINDDVDTMKKLMHGLMKMRVRPYYLYQCDPITGSSHFRTPVAKGLEIIKGLRGNTSGYAVPNYVIDAPGGGGKIALMPDSVIGYEGDNLILKNYEQRCFSYPDVSE
- a CDS encoding ATP-grasp domain-containing protein, translated to MKIAIVHNQIQSKDAPDATDVLVQADAIDKALVALGHQTLTLTCSLNLETISKRLFEEKPDLVFNLVEDLEGHGRLIHLFPALLDALRIPYTGSSAEAIFLSSHKTLAKEIMVQNALPTPMWLGVDSHFAPLAESSKQFVPRPWIIKSLWEHASLGLDADSVLVAESRNFLKSEMNKRSAALGGSCFAEEYIDGREFNLSLLNFTEGVRVLSPAEIVFKDYAPEMIRIVDYQAKWQEDSFGYSNTVRSFDFDETDVDLLHNLTQIALKCWHVFGLKGYARVDFRVDHDGQPFILEVNANPCLSPDAGFAAAIQQSGIDYDDAVGHIISSAGVASPQGRK